The sequence TCTTTGCGCAACGCCTCGTCTCCATCGTGACGGCATGCGCGCTGCTCGCCGCGACCCTCTTTCTGCTATCCGGCGCCCAAGACGGCCACATCGAAATCTACGAGCTCGGCAACTGGCCCGCGCCGTTCGGCATAGTTCTGGTGCTCGACAGGCTCAGCGCCCTCATGCTCGCGCTGACCGCGCTCCTGGCTCTGCCTGTCCTGCTCCACGCCTGCTGTGGCGACGACCTGCGAGGACGCGATTTTCACGTCCTCTTCCCCTTGCAAATTCTGGGTATAAACGGCGCATTCCTGACCGGCGACCTCTTCAATCTTTTCGTTTTCTTTGAAATCCTGCTCATCGCTTCCTATTGCCTGGCCATGCACGGGCAAGGCCCCGAACGCACGCGAAACGCCCTGCGCTACGTGGTCCTGAACCTTATTGGCTCAAGCCTTTTCCTCATCGCCCTTGGCACCCTGTACGGAGTCTGCGGAACCCTGAACATGGCCGATCTGGCCCTCAAGGTAGCGGGCAGCACCCCGGGTCAGGCGCCTCTGCTGCGCGCAAGCGCCCTGCTGCTCCTCTGCGTGTTCGGGCTGAAAGCCGCCATCCTGCCCCTCTTCCTGTGGTTGCCCGGCCTCTACGCCTCCGTGCTCCCCGCCGTGGCCGCCCTTTTCGCCATCATGACAAAGGTTGGCGTCTATGCCATTCTGCGCACGCAATCGCTCATCTTCTCAAGCCAAGGCCCCGTTCCGGACGCGGCCGAGCTGCTCTTTCCCCTGGCTCTTGCGACCCTGGCCGCAGGGTCGATGTGCGTCCTCGGCAGCAGGAGCCTGAGGATGCTCCTGGCCTGGCTGGTCATTGTCTCCGTCGGCTCGCTGCTGGCAGGCATTGGGCTTTGGAACGAGGCCGGGATAAGCGCGAGCCTCTACTACCTACCGCACTCAACCCTGGTCATGGCCGGACTCTTTCTGCTGGCCGACCAGGCCGCCCGGCAACGCGGCCTGACGGGCGGCCTGGCGGGGGACATGCTTGAGCCAGGCCCGCCCATGTCGCAGCCAAACCTGCTCGGAGCCCTTTTTCTCCTTGGCGCCATGGGCGCCGCAGGCCTGCCCCCGCTGTCCGGATTTGTCGGCAAGGTGCTGCTGTTGCAGGCCGCCTCAGCGCCCAAGGCTGTCTGGCTCTGGCCCGTTGCCCTTGGCGGCAGCCTTGTCGCCCTTGTCGCTCTTGGCCGCTGCGGGAGCATGCTCTTCTGGAAAACCGAGGGCATCCCTCTTTCCGGAACCGCTGTGTCATGGCCACGGCTCGCGCCCGCTGCCGCGCTGATTCTGGCGGGAGTGGCTCTGGCAATCATGGCCGGTCCCGTAACCGCCTACACCGAGGCCACGGCCAGACAACTCCTTGCGCCCGAAAACTACATCCGCGCCGTTCTCGGCGGAGCGACCCCATGAAACGTTTGCTGCCGCAACCCATGTTCAGCCTGTTCTTGTGGCTGATCTGGCTTCTGCTCGTTAATACGGTGGCCCCCGGGCAGATGGTCCTCGGAGCGCTGCTCGCCATGGCCATCCCGCTCTTCACGATCAGATTCTGGCCCGATCAGCCGTGCATGCGCAGCCCGCTTACCCTGGTCGCCTACCTGGCCGTCTTCTTCTTTGACATCGTCATCGCCAACCTGACCGTGGCCCGCCTCATACTCGGCCCGGTCCGGCGGCTGCGCCCGGCCTTCATCACCCTCCCCCTGGATCTGAAGAACGATTTCGCCATCACCCTCTTGGCCCACACCATCTCCCTCACTCCCGGGACAGTGTCGTCGCAGGTGGCGGAAGATCGACGCAGCCTGCTCATTCACGTCCTGGACCTGGATGACGAAGCCCGGCTCATACAACGCATCAAACAGCGCTACGAAGCGCCCTTAAAGGAGATATTCCCATGCTGAGCACAGCCATCTCCATCGCTTTTTTCTGTATCGCCGTTGCCCTGGCGCTCAATTTCTGGCGGCTTTTCGCCGGACCGACCCTCCCCGACCGCATCCTGGCCCTGGACACCATGGCCATCAACACCATCGCCCTCTTGGTGCTGCTGGGCATTCATCAGAATCTGACCGAATTCTTCGAGGCGGCCCTGCTCATCGCCATGATGGGCTTCATCGGAACCGTGGCCCTGTGCAAGTACCTGCTGCGCGGCGACATCATCGAATAGGAGCGCACCATGCCGGCCATATTCATTGAAACGCTCATCTCCTTTTTTCTGCTGATCGGCGGCGCGTTCGCGCTCATCGGTTCCATCGGGCTGGCCCGTCTGCCCGACATCTTCACCCGCCTGCACGGACCGACCAAGGCCACCACGCTGGGCGTTGGCGGCATCCTGGTCGCGTCGGTTCTGCATTTCAGCGGCCAGGAGCATACCTTGAGCCTGCACGAACTGCTCATCACCCTCTTTCTTTTCGCCACCGCCCCGGTCAGCGCCTATCTCATTGCCAGCGCCGCGCTGCACCTGCGCGCGCCTGCTCCCGCAGGCAAAGGCCGTCTTGACCGGACGAGAGGGGAAGAATAGGAAGGGGCACACAATTCAGGCTTCCAAAGGCAGCAATCCCATCGACCATGGCAAGGAGAGACTCACATGGCAGTATTCGTGGCGGACCATCCACTCATCAAGCACAAGCTCGGACTCATGCGCAAGCATGACATCAGCACCAAGAATTTTCGGGAACTCGCGTCCGAAGTCGCCAGACTGCTGACCTACGAGGCCACCAAAGACCTGGAGACCGAAAAGAAGACCGTGCAAGGGTGGGCCGGCCCCGTCATGGTGGACGTCATCAAGGGCAAGAAGATAACTGTCGTGCCGATCCTGCGCGCGGGCCTGGGTATGCAGGACGGCGTGCTCGATCTGATCCCCGGCGCCAAGGTCAGCGTTGTCGGTTTCTACCGCAATGAAGAGACCCTGCAGCCCGTGGAATACTATGTGAAGCTGGCCAAAAACATCAACAAGCGCATGGCCCTCATTCTCGACCCCATGCTGGCCACGGGCGGAACCCTGGACGCGACCATCCGCTGCCTGAAGAACGCCGGCTGCACCAGCATCCGCGGCCTCTTTCTGGTCGCCGCGCCCGAGGGCCTTAAACGCATCACTGAAGCGCACCCCGACGTGGACATCTACGTCGCGGCCGTGGACGAGCGCCTGAACGAAAACGGCTATATCCTGCCTGGCCTTGGCGATGCCGGGGACAAGATCTTCGGCACCAAATAGTCCGCTTTTCACTGCGCCAAAAAAGAACGCCCGATCTTAATGACCGGGCGTTCTTTTTTTGGAGATAACGAAAAAAACTAGTTCTGCGCCGCCAGCCAGTCCAGGGCGGCCTTGAGATCCAGGCTTCCGGCGTAGATGGCCTTGCCAGTTATCACTCCGGCCAGGCCCCGCTCGCGCAGAGGGTGCACGGCCTGAACGTCCTCCAGGGTGGAGATGCCGCCGGCGATGAGCACGGGCCGGTCCGTCATGCCCAGCAGAGATTCGAGAGCCGGAATGTTGACCCCCGACTGCATCCCGTCGCGGCTGATGTCGGTGTAGATGAAAAACGCCGCCCCGGCGGCTTCGAGCTCCGGCACCACGTCGGCCACGGTCTTGCCCGCGTCCTCGACCCAGCCCTTGGTCTTCAGATGGCCGTCGCGGGCATCCAGGGACACGCCGATACGGCCCGGATAGGCCTGGCAGAGTTCACGGAACAGGTCCGGATCTTCGAGAGCCACGGTGCCGATGATAAGACGCGTGACCCCGGCTTCCAGATACTTACCGGCGACATCGAGGCTCCTGATTCCGCCGCCGAGCTGCACGGGGATGGACACGGCGGAGCACAGCTCGCGAATGAGTTCCATGTTGCGCGGCGTGCCGCTGAAAGCCCCGTCAAGATCGATGACGTGCAGCCATCTGGTCCCGGCCTCTACCCACTGCCGGGCCATGGCCACCGGATCGTCGGAAAAAACTGTGACCTGATCCTCAACCCCCTGACGCAAGCGCACGCACTTGCCGTCCTTTATGTCCACCGCCGGAAATATGTTCATAAACCCAGAACCCTTGTCCCTTCTTCCAGTGCTTCGGCCGCGATCTCAAGCGGAGTGATCCAGCGGCCCTTGCGTTTAAAGAAACGGCCGCCCTTGAGCAGGTTTTCGGCCAGCCCCTGCTGTTCTTCCTCAAAATGATAGCGGCGGACTTCTCCGGTGGCCGTCTTGATCAGATACAGGTCCAGGGTCACCCCGGCCGGACGGGTCACGCCCCATTCGCCGCCCTCGCGCTCCTGCCACTGGGACACATAGGGCACGAGCAGGTAGTCGGCCTTGATGCACGTGCCCACGCTCTTCCAGTACTCAAGGGTCTCGAAGCGCGGACGCTCCTTTTCGGCCTGCACGATTTCCTCGCAGCCCTGCACCGAGGCGGCATGCAGGACCGTACGGAGATCGCTTTTCTCCAGCAGGGCGGCCAATTGCCCATCCAGTGCGTCCAAAGATTCCTGGGTGACCACCGAAGCTTCCTCGGGCAGCACGCCGGCCATGAGTTCCCAATCATGCTGCGGATGGACAAAATGCGCCACCGCCAGCGTGACCTGGGACTCAACCGCCGGCCAGCGCGTGGGACCAGCGCAGGCTGTACAGGTAAGAAGCAAAGCCAGAATGATGTATCTCATGAGTCAAGACCTCCCTTGGTGCTGAGCACGTCTTCGCGTTCCACGCACACGGCCTGACGCAAGGCCAGGCCGAGTCCCTTGAATACCGATTCCAGCAGATGATGACCGTTTTGTCCGTAAAGCATGCGCACATGCAGGTTCATGCCCGCCTTTGACGCCAGCGATTTCAGAAATTCACGCCACAGATCCTTCTCCTGCCCGGCGATGACGGCCGGCAAGACGTTTTCTTCATATACCAGATAGGACCTTCCTGAAAGATCTAAACAGACCTCGGTCAGGGCCTCGTCCATAGGCACCTTTGCGCAACCGACCCGTGCGATGCCGCGACGCTCGCCGAGGGCCATGTTCAAGGCGTTGCCCAGACACAATCCGATGTCCTCCAGAGAATGATGCGCATCGATATGCAGGTCTCCCGTGCAGGAAATCTCCAGATCAAAACCGGCCCAATGCCCCAGCAGGTCAAGCATGTGATCGGCGAATCCGAAGCCTGTTCGCACGGAACAGACGCCCTTCCCGTCGAGATTGACGACCACGGAAATCTGAGTTTCCCGGGTCTGGCGATCGATACGGCCTGTACGAGGATGCATAGCGTCTCCTGCAATGAAAAGGCCAGGCTCATGAACCCGGCCCTTTGGTTATCCCTTGGCTTCCGCTGCCTCGTCCTCTTCCGCCGGGGACTCTTTGGGCTTCTTCTTCTTTTCGACCAGATAGGCCACCCAAATGCCCACTTCATACAGCAGACACAGCGGTCCGGCCATGAGGCACTGCGAGACAACGTCCGGCGGGGTGAGCACCGCTGCGACAACAAAACTTCCCAAGATGGCGAATTTGCGGAATTTGCGCAATGTCGCGTGCTTCACAAGCCCCAAGGCCGAAAGGAAAAACATGAACAGCGGCAACTCAAAAATAAATCCGAACGCAAAAAGCATGCTGGTCGAAAAACTGAAGTACTCCTTGACCGAGGGCATGGGTTTAATGACATCGGAAGCATAACCCAGAAAAAACTGAAAACCAAACGGGAAAACCACATAATACCCAAAAAGTGCCCCGCTCACAAAACAAATGGCCGAGAACAACGCGATGGGGATCATGTATTTTCGCTCACCTTCGTAGAGACCGGGAGCGATGAACATCCAGAGCTGATAGAAAATGTAGGGGCTGGCCACAAAAAGGCCGGCGATGGCCGCGACTTTCAGGTGGGTAAAAAAGGCTTCAGGCAAGCCTGTGTAGATGAGCGAGCCGCCGGAAGGTTCGAGCAATGTAATGAGCGGCTGCATGAGCAGCATGAAAAGCTGCTCGGCAAACGCGTAACAGGCCAAAAGGCCCACGAATGCCGCGATGATGCAGCGCATCAGACGCACCCGCAGCTCATTCAGGTGCTCTGTGAACGTCATCTCATGCACGGGCTCCTGCTCTTCGGGCTCGTCTGCGGCTGCTGCAACGCCGGCCTCTCCCTTGGCCGCTATGGCGGAAGCGCTTTCGGCCGCATCCTCCGCGCCCGGGGCCTCGGTCGAACCGGTCTCGGAATCGTGCGCGGGCGAATTTTCAAGCGGCTCGAATTCGCCATTCCCCGCATCAGGCCCTACATCTGGCCCCGCATCGAATGCAGAAGCGTCCCCCTGGCCCTCGCCGGAGAGATCTTCCGTCTCGGGAGAGTCAAAAAGAGCGGAGACTTCGGAATCAGCTTCCGCCTGACTCGCGGAAGATATTTCTTCCGCTTCAGCTCCCGCTTCGTCCTGCGTCCTGTCCCGATCGGCGCGCTCTTCGCTCATGCCTTGTCCTTTTCGCCCTGGGTGGGCTGCG is a genomic window of Desulfomicrobium baculatum DSM 4028 containing:
- the hisB gene encoding imidazoleglycerol-phosphate dehydratase HisB, with the translated sequence MHPRTGRIDRQTRETQISVVVNLDGKGVCSVRTGFGFADHMLDLLGHWAGFDLEISCTGDLHIDAHHSLEDIGLCLGNALNMALGERRGIARVGCAKVPMDEALTEVCLDLSGRSYLVYEENVLPAVIAGQEKDLWREFLKSLASKAGMNLHVRMLYGQNGHHLLESVFKGLGLALRQAVCVEREDVLSTKGGLDS
- a CDS encoding K+/H+ antiporter subunit F, with the translated sequence MLSTAISIAFFCIAVALALNFWRLFAGPTLPDRILALDTMAINTIALLVLLGIHQNLTEFFEAALLIAMMGFIGTVALCKYLLRGDIIE
- the upp gene encoding uracil phosphoribosyltransferase, giving the protein MAVFVADHPLIKHKLGLMRKHDISTKNFRELASEVARLLTYEATKDLETEKKTVQGWAGPVMVDVIKGKKITVVPILRAGLGMQDGVLDLIPGAKVSVVGFYRNEETLQPVEYYVKLAKNINKRMALILDPMLATGGTLDATIRCLKNAGCTSIRGLFLVAAPEGLKRITEAHPDVDIYVAAVDERLNENGYILPGLGDAGDKIFGTK
- a CDS encoding monovalent cation/H+ antiporter subunit D, encoding MSHWILIPLLLPLSAGMINLLLVRKGVFAQRLVSIVTACALLAATLFLLSGAQDGHIEIYELGNWPAPFGIVLVLDRLSALMLALTALLALPVLLHACCGDDLRGRDFHVLFPLQILGINGAFLTGDLFNLFVFFEILLIASYCLAMHGQGPERTRNALRYVVLNLIGSSLFLIALGTLYGVCGTLNMADLALKVAGSTPGQAPLLRASALLLLCVFGLKAAILPLFLWLPGLYASVLPAVAALFAIMTKVGVYAILRTQSLIFSSQGPVPDAAELLFPLALATLAAGSMCVLGSRSLRMLLAWLVIVSVGSLLAGIGLWNEAGISASLYYLPHSTLVMAGLFLLADQAARQRGLTGGLAGDMLEPGPPMSQPNLLGALFLLGAMGAAGLPPLSGFVGKVLLLQAASAPKAVWLWPVALGGSLVALVALGRCGSMLFWKTEGIPLSGTAVSWPRLAPAAALILAGVALAIMAGPVTAYTEATARQLLAPENYIRAVLGGATP
- a CDS encoding Na+/H+ antiporter subunit E; the encoded protein is MKRLLPQPMFSLFLWLIWLLLVNTVAPGQMVLGALLAMAIPLFTIRFWPDQPCMRSPLTLVAYLAVFFFDIVIANLTVARLILGPVRRLRPAFITLPLDLKNDFAITLLAHTISLTPGTVSSQVAEDRRSLLIHVLDLDDEARLIQRIKQRYEAPLKEIFPC
- a CDS encoding Na+/H+ antiporter subunit G is translated as MPAIFIETLISFFLLIGGAFALIGSIGLARLPDIFTRLHGPTKATTLGVGGILVASVLHFSGQEHTLSLHELLITLFLFATAPVSAYLIASAALHLRAPAPAGKGRLDRTRGEE
- the tatC gene encoding twin-arginine translocase subunit TatC, coding for MTFTEHLNELRVRLMRCIIAAFVGLLACYAFAEQLFMLLMQPLITLLEPSGGSLIYTGLPEAFFTHLKVAAIAGLFVASPYIFYQLWMFIAPGLYEGERKYMIPIALFSAICFVSGALFGYYVVFPFGFQFFLGYASDVIKPMPSVKEYFSFSTSMLFAFGFIFELPLFMFFLSALGLVKHATLRKFRKFAILGSFVVAAVLTPPDVVSQCLMAGPLCLLYEVGIWVAYLVEKKKKPKESPAEEDEAAEAKG
- the hisA gene encoding 1-(5-phosphoribosyl)-5-[(5-phosphoribosylamino)methylideneamino]imidazole-4-carboxamide isomerase, which translates into the protein MNIFPAVDIKDGKCVRLRQGVEDQVTVFSDDPVAMARQWVEAGTRWLHVIDLDGAFSGTPRNMELIRELCSAVSIPVQLGGGIRSLDVAGKYLEAGVTRLIIGTVALEDPDLFRELCQAYPGRIGVSLDARDGHLKTKGWVEDAGKTVADVVPELEAAGAAFFIYTDISRDGMQSGVNIPALESLLGMTDRPVLIAGGISTLEDVQAVHPLRERGLAGVITGKAIYAGSLDLKAALDWLAAQN